In one Culex quinquefasciatus strain JHB chromosome 2, VPISU_Cqui_1.0_pri_paternal, whole genome shotgun sequence genomic region, the following are encoded:
- the LOC119767984 gene encoding uncharacterized protein LOC119767984, with product MSSFGMTTKLNCSVFDKTLSHLTGIRNFPNKITSPCLRCVTKRKDRKKFSQSRKAASSEKDNNNSAGSSSSNSSSRASKSPPESPVRNLTAPPFGTRSSSESSPGASPRKVH from the exons ATGTCATCTTTCGGAATGACTACAAAATTGAACTGCAGCGTATTTGATAAAACTCTCTCGCATCTAACCGGGATAAGAAACTTTCCAAACAAAATAACTTCTCCATGTTTACGGTGTGTAACTAAAAGAAAAGATAGAAAAAAGTTCAGTCAGTCGCGAAAAG CAGCCTCCTCGGAGAAGGACAACAACAACAgcgccggcagcagcagcagcaacagcagcagtcgGGCCAGCAAGTCTCCGCCGGAGAGTCCGGTGCGGAACCTGACCGCCCCCCCGTTCGGAACCCGCTCCTCGTCGGAGAGCAGCCCGGGGGCGTCCCCGCGGAAGGTGCATTAG